The proteins below come from a single Zhouia spongiae genomic window:
- a CDS encoding C40 family peptidase: MKRILPFLLLPVLILTSCGSSKKASQKRETRTVSVKARPVKESKDEIKGRNNKIPSQTDNIIRTALSFEGTRYKFGGMSKSGMDCSGLIYKSYTTNGVSVNRSSFEIAKQGVDIKLKEIQKGDLLFFATGRKSKRINHVGLVVDTKSEVLFIHSTTSRGVLVSSLREGYWKYAFIKAKRLL; encoded by the coding sequence ATGAAGCGAATCTTACCTTTTTTATTACTCCCTGTACTTATATTGACTTCCTGCGGGTCATCAAAAAAAGCGTCTCAGAAAAGGGAAACAAGAACGGTTTCAGTAAAAGCCAGACCGGTTAAAGAAAGTAAAGATGAAATAAAAGGCAGGAATAATAAAATCCCCAGTCAAACTGATAACATCATAAGAACTGCGCTCTCGTTTGAGGGCACCCGTTATAAGTTCGGAGGCATGTCCAAATCCGGAATGGATTGTTCCGGACTTATCTATAAAAGCTATACAACCAATGGTGTTTCCGTAAACCGGTCTTCATTTGAAATTGCCAAACAAGGAGTCGACATAAAACTTAAAGAAATACAGAAAGGGGATCTTTTATTTTTTGCAACTGGAAGAAAAAGCAAGAGAATAAACCATGTCGGTTTGGTTGTGGATACGAAATCTGAAGTACTGTTTATACATTCTACCACTTCCAGGGGAGTATTGGTTTCTTCTTTAAGAGAAGGCTATTGGAAATATGCTTTTATCAAGGCAA